Part of the Oligoflexia bacterium genome is shown below.
GAATAGCCGTCACACTTTTCAATTCCAATTTTCCATTTCGGGCTGCGCGCTCGAAAGACTTTGATGTCCGCAAAGTTCGTTCGTTTGGTATTAGTGACCATCATCCAAGTTTTTTTTGGGATGGAATCCGTCAGCCCGTGGTGAGCGAGCGCTGAAACCAAGCAGACGGCAGAGGGTGAGCCCACACGCAAGGTTGCAGATCTATACTGATCCTCTTCGCTGATATCGTCTTTAGTTCGCCGATATATTCCGCGAGCCAGTTGTTCGACAACTCCCTCGGCGATGAGCTTCCTCAAGAAATAGCGATTCAGCCCAAGCTTAATTGCTTGTCTTAGTGTGAATGGTTTTTCGCTGAGCTCAAAAGGTAAAGTGTCCACTTACAAAGTCTGACACACATTGGGTCCTGAGTCAATTTGTGTTAAAACGAGGGGGTAGGCATCAAAAGAGTAACCAAAACGTCCGATGAGTGTCGATTTCGGGTCAAAAAGGGTGGGGGAGGCATCAAAACAGTAACCAAAAAGTGCCCTTTCGAGTGGCTGATCGATCCAAAACCACGTTTTTTGGTCACTATTTTTACATGTGGGTAGCTAACCCATTGTTTGTAATTACTTTTTTTGAACACAAAACTTTGAAAACAGCGATTTTTGCCACTTTTTCGCAAAAAGTGGTGCAGCAGTTTTTTGACGCAATTGCAGGTCGGAGTATGGGAGCGGTAGTTGAATTTTTTGTTACGGGGCTATAGAAAAGAGCGAATGGTTGAGTCAATCTTTTGAGCAGGATTTTTCGGAACCAAAAGGTCAAAGACATCCAGATATGACCTATTGGAGTGCGGTAATTACCAAACGCAGGCTGTAGCTCCGTCGCTGGTGAAAACCCAGGAAGTCGTTCCGCCCTTGCAGATACACTGACGATAGCCTGAAGTGATGGCTAAAGAGCTGTCATGGGCTGCATCGCAAGCAAAAGGCTGGGCTGCATACTTCGCAACTCTAACAACTCCATTAACATCTAAGGCCGTTTGAGGTGATGTAGTCCCTATACCGACGTTTGGTTATAATCCCAATTCGCGAAGACCCTTTTGCCATGGAAGGGCCCATATCGGACCCATACGACGCTCGGTGTGTCCCATGTGAAAAATAAAAAGCCCCGAATGGCGGGGAAAAACCTTCTGGAAATAGAGCAAGCCATCCCCGTCTTCCGTAGTAAATCTGTCGCCAGCTTTAACCTCTATGGCCACCGTACCGTTTTTGGTTTCGGCAATAAAGTCGACCTCAATTCCTTTTCTTGTCCGAAATGAAGAGATGGTTATGTCTTTATTCCACGCCCATGCTGAGTGCAAAATTTGTATGAAAACAAGTTGTTCTGCTAGAATTCCAATTCTGTCAGCGCTGGGAATGAAGTTTTGTAGCATACCATTATAGACACCGTTATCGAACAGATAGAATTTAGGGTGACGAATAAGGTCTTCTGACTCTGCGAGAGGTGCGAATGGAAAAACACGATAACCAATTAGGGTGTCCTCCAGAATTTCAAAATATCGGGGGATCGCATGCCGAGATATTTTTGCTTTCTTGGCGATTTTAGTCAGATCCATAAATTGAGCGACGGATAAAACAGATTCATTGAGAAAACGAGCAAATGATTCAATATTTCTCGTCAGAGCTTCAGCTTTGATTTCTTCTTTAAGATAATTAGCGGCATAAGATTTTAGCAAGTGTTCGGCCTCGTTTGATTGACCCTCGAGATAAGCTTCAGGGAGTGAACCTCGGCTCAAAATCTTTTTTGTATCAAACTTATAAGCCATTTCGGCGGCTACGAGTGGGCCTAATTTGAAATTGAGTACTCGTCCAGGCAGTAAATTCGCTCCGCCACGTTTCAATTTTCTGGCGCTTGAGCCGGTGAGATAAAATTTTAACCCCTTTTGTTTATCAGCTAAGGCCTGCACTGTATTAAGAATACGGGGCAGGCGTTGAATCTCATCAATAAAAATGGATTTAGCCGATTGCAATTCGATCAGCTTGGCAAGTTCTTCTGGGTGAGATGAATGTGTCATAAATTCAACTTCATCAGCCAAATTGATAGATAGATCGGGAGTTAATCGCGATACCAATGTGGATTTGCCGACTTGGCGCGGACCAAGAAGTAAGATGCTTTTCTTAGTTTTAGCAATAGACTCGGAAATTAATCTGTTGATCATGTGCTCATAATTTCAAAAAAATGAGCACAATACAATCATTTTTTATCCATAAATGCTTTGACCATGTAACAGTATCTCTTTGGCGGAATTACTTCGAAGCAGGTGCTCGGCAGATAGCGCTTTCAACGTACCTATTTTAAACAATGGCGCGATAAGGTACGATAATTATTTTTGAGCTTAGTGGAACTACGACTTTGCCTCGGGTCAGAATTGCAACGACCGCTTTTGGATTGCGTCTCAAAAAACTTTCTGCCGAAGCTATCGCTGTAGTATCGGGCGTTTCTAGTGTGGTGGGAATTAAGCCGGTCATTTTTCCAGAGACATCTAATACAAGAGGTACTCTAGCGCCGCCTCGTGTTTCATAGCTCCGAATGGAGCTGTGAGGGTGAAGGTATTTTATTTGTGCTAAACACTGTGAAAAAACAAATCGCAAAAGATCGACCTCTGCATCAATCCTTGGAGTTAAAAATGAGGCCATACCTTGGTCTTCTAAAAAGAAAATTTCTTTTTTTCTGTCACCGATAGTTTCTATTCGCCGAATAAGAAATAAGGCCTCTAAGGCGGGAACTAATTTTCTCAAACTTGGTGCAGAAATGCGTGTAAAGCGACTGAGCTCAGAAATGGAAAGTGGTTTTCCTTGATTAAAGGCGAAATACTGCATTGTTTTAAAAAGTTTTTCGAAAGGCAGAGTGGTTTCAAGAACTAATTGGATATCTCTGCGGAGCAATGTATCTAAGTGTGCATTGAAACGTTCAGCCCTCACATGGGGGTCGCGAAAAAAGCAAATTCCGGGAAGCCCCCCTTTGAGTAGATAGTCGGCAACACTTTTTTCAGAAATGAGCTGAATCTTATTTTTGCAAATTTTTTGCATTTCACTTAATGAAAGTCTCAAAAAATTGACGACATCACCAAGTTTGTAATCATTAAGTTCAGCTATGCATAAGGGCAGTAGTTCATGGGTCACTATGCGCCCGGTGAGACTTTCGCGAATAATTTTTCTAGAAGTAAAGCGCACTGACCCTGTAAGTAAAAATCGGCCTGGTTTTTTTAAAACTCGGACAGCCTCTTTGAGTGCTGGAAAAAGTTCGGGTGCGAGTTGGCATTCGTCAATACCGAAAAGAGTGGTTCCGCGATCTAAAAATGCTTCTGGATTTGTGCGAGCAGCAGCTAATTGAACTGCTTGGTCTAGACTTACATAGCGTTCGCCAGAAACCAAACTCTCCGTGAGCGTGGTCTTGCCCGTCTGGCGTTGACCGACGATTCCCACAATGGGGCTATGCTTAATGCTTTTCAGAATTTGGGCCTGTAACAGACGTTGTCTTTGATGAGCCATAATGTGAGTTTATACCTATATGCCTTTTTTGAAAAGGGGTTTTCAATAATAACAGCGGCACCAGGTACCTTTTTTTGTTAGATTCTCTTGTTCTGTTTTATCAGCACGCTCTTGAAGCGATTGAATGGTGCGTGTTCTTGCACGTCGTAAGAAGGATTTTGGTGATTGCAACGAAACAGATGATACTCTTTCAACAGCCCCATTAGTTAAATTGCCTGAATCTAAATTATCTTGAGATCAAACTGCGGTTCGAATTAACAGGCCACTGTTCTTTATTTTCTTTATTTCGACTGAAGGGCTTTTTCGATTTTTTCAAGACGAGCTTTGATTGCAGCGTTCTCGTTTTTCATCTGAAAATTTTCTTGCTGCAAGGATTGGATTTGGCGGTCTTTAATGATGTTTTCTATCTTCATGGCTGCAACGTTGTCAGAAACGCCAACAATTTTATTATAAAGCTCTTTAACAGCTTGTGTGAGGAGTGCCACGAAGTTTGAGTAATTAACTTGTTTAAAACCTGAATCCTTATCGTTACGAACAAGTTCAGGAGCAACTTTTTCTACTTCTTGAGCGATAAAGCCCATAGATCTTTGATCTGAAGCACTACCGTTTTTCCAGCGGAACGTGACACCATCAAGAGACCTAACTTTATCAAGTCCATGCTCGATGGGTTGAATATCAGTCTTAAGTCGAACGTCTGATGCGCAACTCATACCGGCATCTGTAACAGAGCAAGTAGCCGCATCGTTTATGAACTTAGAGATGACTGTTCCAGCGCCTCCAGTTTGGTAAACATGCAGCTTGGCAGTTGGGTTTGTTGTGTTGACATTCTCGTTTCCATTGGAAAAGTCCTGGTACCACCCGTTATTGTTGTTGTTCTCTGAGGCGGACCAGTTTACCAGCGAATGATTATAACTCACCTCAATGAATTTTCAATGAAGTGAACCTCCTGCATGAACCCTCATAAAAAGATTCATGATTCGTCTTTGCTTAAAGAACTTCTTTAAGCCCATCCGCTCGAGATGAAAATCGCACACTAAGCAGCGCCTTGACCCCACATGGGTTTCATGCCCATAGCTCTTGGCGATGTTGCTAAGGCTCACGGGCTTTCAAAACTTGCCGATGTGAGCGGTATTAATCGCAGAACTCTTTATAAGATATTTGATAAGCAAGGTAATCCAAGTTTTGAAGTCGTAAGTCGCGTGCTCGGTAACTTGGGCCTTGAATTACAAGTCCGCCCGAAGAAGGGCAAACGCGCCAAAGCTTCTTAATTCAGAAAAGCTCGCTAATCGGAGCACAAGCCTGATTTGTATGATCGGGCTTGTCTGAACTCAACGAATTGTAGAGTTTCAGACTGCACTAGCAGATACCAAGCGTGGGTTTGCTAAGGCATCTGCGGCTATCAAAAAGAGTCTCTTACGTCAGATTTTTAAGTCCATCGTAGTCTCAGCTCCCGAGGCCAATGTTTTATCTTTTAATTTCCATAAATTGTAAAGTATCTATCCGGTATGGACCCTCGAGTTGTATTGAATGGTGACCTCGGCCCGAGTCGAACGGGCGACCTGCTTCTTAGGAGGAAGCTGCTCTATCCATCTGAGCTACGAGGTCTCGAATTGTATCAATGTCCTAGCAAGTGTTTTCCTTTTCCGTCAATTTCCCCGTCATCCGAGTTTTTAACAGAAAAAGAGTTCTGAATTCAATCACTTCCCGATGGACCCTCAGTTTAGGAAACTAGTGCTCTATCCAACTGAGCTACGCGGTCAGCGTGAGGTTTTGTTGTAATGCTTGATCGCTCGAGTTTCAAGCTTCTTTGTGGCTTTTCCAAAAGTCAAACAGTGCTCTTTCATGCGACAATGGCCGCAAATCTGTACATTAAATCGACTTGGACATTCTTGTGAAATTCCTAAATGACAAAGAGCAAAATCAAATCGTGTGGGGTTAAGTGCGTCTAATTGTTTTAATGCTTCAGTAATCTCAACGGCTGTTTGCCATGAGTTGTCTTTACGCTTAGTAAAACCTAGGTGTTTAGATATTCTTAAAACGTGAGTGTCTACGGGTATGATGAGATCAGCTAAGTTTACTGATTTCCAAAGGCTAAGATCCATGGGGCCTGTGCCGCAAACCCATCTTAAAAATAAAAGTAGTCGCTTACATGCACTCTTACCTGAGGGTTTTGGAAAAAAGAATAATGCGCCTCTTGATTTGGGTTTTATATATGGCGCACTTGGTTGACTTGTTAAGGCGTTAATAAAATTTTCAAGTCGAACAGCGATATCAAGGTTTTTGGAACTAACCTTAAAAAGATTTTCTAAACTTCCATGGTTTTTGAGTGCATGGCCTAGCCAGGTGAGAAGTAAACCTAAATCATCAGCAGTATTAAATCGATGTTTAAAGCTTTGTGGGATGAGTTTTTTCCATTGTTTACCGGTAGTAGTTTTTAATTTTTTAGATGGCTGCGGCCCTAAGAGTAGAAATATTTTTTCTAAACTATTTTGGATTTGCCTTACATTTCCATACGCAAAAACAGCTGCTATGAGGGCTGCTACTTCGCGATCATTAGAATCTGAAAACCTAAGTACTAGTGCGAGTGGGTCATTTTTAATTTCGCCTGAAAAATCAAAACTATTTTCAACCTCTAAGAGGCGATGGCGCAAAAGGTCAATTCTTGTCATATGGGCTAAGGTAATGTACTGTGGGCTGAAGTAAAAGTCTATTCTCAGAAGGACACTTATTTATGAAAAAATTCTTGGTTTATGGGTTTGCTACATTTATTTTGCTCGCTGCAACTATAGCCATAGTCGCTAATATAATGTTGCCACCAAAGATTAAGGAAATCATAGAAAAAGAGGGCTCCCTTGCTTTAGGTAGTCCACTCACAGTGGGGCAAGTTGCAATTGTGTTTTGGCCGCCACTTAAGCTTTCACTTTTAAATGTAAACACTATGTTAACTGAGCCTATAAATGCAAAAGTTACTATCCCACAAATTCTAATTCAAGCTGACCTAGCTGAGATTATTTCAGGTAAACTCGTTGCTCAAGTCACTGTGACTCAGCCGCAAATCAATATGCAGCTTCCTGAAAAACCTATTGCAGGCACAGCCCCTCAAACTAAAGAAGCAAAACAAACTGAATCAACAGATGTAAAAACTGAAAAATCAACTTCGCCTGTTGCTATAAGTATTAAACTTAAAGCTATTGATGGTCTCATAGATGTTGTTCAGGGAGCACAGTCTGTAAAACTAGAAAAAACAAATCTTGAATTTGAAGCGATTGAATTAGATAAGCCCTGGTCATTGCAACTTGATACCTTGCTTGATTTAAATTGGGCATCTGTAAAAACAAGTTTGCCTTTGAAAATAAAGTCGAATTTTACTTTTATCGAAGATATTTTTATAACAAAAAACGCAACACTCGATATCGGAGGGCTCGTATTATCTTTAAGTGGTAATACAAATCTTAAAACCGAAGATCATGTTTGGGACGCCTCTACTAACATCCCTGATATAAAATCGTTACCTGTGCCTCCAGCATTTTTACCAGCAGGTGAATGGAGTGGAGCGCTTGCAGCAAAAGTTCATGCTGAACATAAAAAAAGCCAAGATTGGTCAGCTCAAGGAAGTATTAAGGCTCAAAATCTTAAAGGTCATATTAATTATGATAAAGAAGATAAAACCATTAAAGGCCCTGTTGGTGCAAATGCTGATGTCGAGTTTGTTTTTAAGAAAACTTTAATACTCAATAAAATTATCGCAGATGCAGAGATGAAAGGTCTTTCATTACGCATCGGAAAACAGTTTTCAAAACCTGTTGGTGTGCCGTTTAACTTTAGCATCACTGCTTCCCAAACTGCAGATCTGATTAATATTCAAAATGCTCAAGCAAGATTAGCAGAATTAAAAGTTGCAGTTACAGGGAGTCTTGCTTCAACTGCAGGTAAACAGTCAAATCTTAATATCACTGTACCACGAACAACCTTGGTAGGATTTGAACAATTCATACCCATGCTTGCGGGTACCCCTTTACAGGGTTTTATCGAAGTCAAAGCATCTTTGAATGGTGATTTGCAAAAACCTGAAAATCTAAATTTAAATATCAACCCACTTTTGTTGCAGGGTGTAAGGGGCAAATTTCAGTGGATGTCTGCTGATAAAACCCAAACTCTTAGTGGCCCAATGAGCATTGACGCAAAAGCTGTCATCGTAACAAAAGGAAAAACTTTATCGGCTGCGAGTATAAACACTCAAGCTGATTTTTCAGCGTTAGATATTTCGATGGCCGATAAGTTTCAAAAAAAGGCGGGTAGCCCATTAAAACTCAATCTCTCAGCTCAACAAAAAAAGTCTCAAGTGATTATCTCTCCCTCACAGTTGACTACATCTGCTGGGGTTTTAAAAATTTCTGGAAGTTTCACAGAGCCCCAAGCACCAACATTTAATGTGAAGATGCAAATTCCAAAACTTGATCTTAATCAGATTTCAAAGCTTATTCCGTTTTTAGCCGTTTGGAAATTATCTGGGGCAGCCGATGCTGATATTAATCTTTGGGGAAAATATGATTTTGCACTTGGTATTCAAAAAAGCCCGTTAAATTTAAAAGGTAAAATTTCAGCTGATATGCCGCAATTTATTTATAAGACAGCTGTTAATTCTACTGGGTCTACTAAAAATACTTCTGCTGAAAATTCACCAGCAACAGAGAATAAAGGGAAAAGCGAAGTAAACAAATCTGCAGCAGAACCTCTACTTCCAAATTGGCCAATCATGAAGAATATGAATTTAGAAACTTCATTGAAACTTGGTCATGTTGAAGCCATGGGTTTATCAATTAATCGCGTGACTTGGTCAGGGCGACTCAATCAGGGTGTATTAACAGGTACAGCAAATATTGGTGAAATTTTTGATGGTTCAGCAAAAGCAGAAAAAATTGAAACCAATTTATTGGAGGCAACACCGACAACAAGCCTCTTAACCACTGTTACGAATATGAACATCTCTAAAGCACTTAGTTGGGCCACACCTGAATATAAAGAATTAGCTTCAGGTAAAGCTACGGGGAGCCTGAACATTAAAGCCGCACATCCTTCGCGCCCTGATTTTTTGGATGCAACTTGGGTGAAAGGTTCTTGGCGTGTGACTGAGGGGTATATGAGTACGCTTCAATTTGATAAATATATTAATCAAAAACTCGCTGGAATTCCGGGGTTAAGAGATAAAGCCAATTTAAACAGCGGTGGCTTAAAATCAAATATTGATACCACTTTTGAATTTTCTAAATCTCAGCTCAATATTACAACCTTTAATGCAATCACCCCTGAGCGAAATGAATTAAGAGCCTCGGGTTGGATTAGAGCCACAGATAAAATCATGGATCTTCGTGGTACAGCGTATGTGTCAACCCCCCCTGTAACTGGTGATATTTTAGCTGCTAATTCAGATGAGTCTGGAAGACTTGTATTGCCTGTACATTTCTCTGGTAATGTCGCAAGCCCTGAACTTCATTTGGCTGAGGAGACGGTAAAAACTCTTATCACACGTGCCGCAACTCATGCGGCTGGGAAATTTAAAAAACAAGCAGAGTCAACCATGCGTAATGAAGCACAAAAACACATTGATGAACAAAAAAAGAAACTTCAAGAAGAAGCTAAAAAGAGACTCGAAGGCCTTTTTTAAGACCTAAGTTTGGTTTAAAAGCGGCTATCTCTGCCGATAAGTATATGTCTATGAAAGCACCTACTTGGGATCTGATTTTCAAACAGTTAAAAAATGCTGAGAGCATTATGCTTATCTTAGCGTTGTCGTTTTTCTTTTTAGCTGGGCACAGTTATCTCACAAAAGAGTCATCTCCTGAAGTTCAAGAGCAAGTAGCTAAGGCTGGTGATAGTGTTGAACTCCTTCAGCATGGTCAGTTTGAAGCTACAAATTTTCAACCTCTTGATGTTAAGCAGATTGAAGAAATGACTCAAAAACTTAAATCGATTAAGAAAAAGCTCACCGAACGTAGTCGCAAAACTGCCCAATAATTAAACATCTAGAATGAAAATTTTGCTCAAATATAACTGTTGAAGTATGTCGTGAATTTCTCTATTTTGCCTCTATATATAACTATATTTAAAACCAGTTTATAATTAAAAAGCGTTAATCATTAATGCATTTGAAAGGTAGTACGAGATGTCTCCAGAAACATTATCAACAAGCAAAGAAGTTATGAAGTGTCTTCAAGAAATACTCCAAGC
Proteins encoded:
- a CDS encoding putative addiction module antidote protein — encoded protein: MGFMPIALGDVAKAHGLSKLADVSGINRRTLYKIFDKQGNPSFEVVSRVLGNLGLELQVRPKKGKRAKAS
- a CDS encoding AAA family ATPase, which produces MAHQRQRLLQAQILKSIKHSPIVGIVGQRQTGKTTLTESLVSGERYVSLDQAVQLAAARTNPEAFLDRGTTLFGIDECQLAPELFPALKEAVRVLKKPGRFLLTGSVRFTSRKIIRESLTGRIVTHELLPLCIAELNDYKLGDVVNFLRLSLSEMQKICKNKIQLISEKSVADYLLKGGLPGICFFRDPHVRAERFNAHLDTLLRRDIQLVLETTLPFEKLFKTMQYFAFNQGKPLSISELSRFTRISAPSLRKLVPALEALFLIRRIETIGDRKKEIFFLEDQGMASFLTPRIDAEVDLLRFVFSQCLAQIKYLHPHSSIRSYETRGGARVPLVLDVSGKMTGLIPTTLETPDTTAIASAESFLRRNPKAVVAILTRGKVVVPLSSKIIIVPYRAIV
- a CDS encoding TIGR02757 family protein; the encoded protein is MTRIDLLRHRLLEVENSFDFSGEIKNDPLALVLRFSDSNDREVAALIAAVFAYGNVRQIQNSLEKIFLLLGPQPSKKLKTTTGKQWKKLIPQSFKHRFNTADDLGLLLTWLGHALKNHGSLENLFKVSSKNLDIAVRLENFINALTSQPSAPYIKPKSRGALFFFPKPSGKSACKRLLLFLRWVCGTGPMDLSLWKSVNLADLIIPVDTHVLRISKHLGFTKRKDNSWQTAVEITEALKQLDALNPTRFDFALCHLGISQECPSRFNVQICGHCRMKEHCLTFGKATKKLETRAIKHYNKTSR
- a CDS encoding type IV toxin-antitoxin system AbiEi family antitoxin domain-containing protein — its product is MDTLPFELSEKPFTLRQAIKLGLNRYFLRKLIAEGVVEQLARGIYRRTKDDISEEDQYRSATLRVGSPSAVCLVSALAHHGLTDSIPKKTWMMVTNTKRTNFADIKVFRARSPKWKIGIEKCDGYSITKIERTIVDCLVQREKLGIQIGITALRNAISSRKSNLGKILDTAIKLGVAHRVRPYIEALS
- a CDS encoding AAA family ATPase, which gives rise to MINRLISESIAKTKKSILLLGPRQVGKSTLVSRLTPDLSINLADEVEFMTHSSHPEELAKLIELQSAKSIFIDEIQRLPRILNTVQALADKQKGLKFYLTGSSARKLKRGGANLLPGRVLNFKLGPLVAAEMAYKFDTKKILSRGSLPEAYLEGQSNEAEHLLKSYAANYLKEEIKAEALTRNIESFARFLNESVLSVAQFMDLTKIAKKAKISRHAIPRYFEILEDTLIGYRVFPFAPLAESEDLIRHPKFYLFDNGVYNGMLQNFIPSADRIGILAEQLVFIQILHSAWAWNKDITISSFRTRKGIEVDFIAETKNGTVAIEVKAGDRFTTEDGDGLLYFQKVFPRHSGLFIFHMGHTERRMGPIWALPWQKGLRELGL
- a CDS encoding tail fiber domain-containing protein, encoding MSYNHSLVNWSASENNNNNGWYQDFSNGNENVNTTNPTAKLHVYQTGGAGTVISKFINDAATCSVTDAGMSCASDVRLKTDIQPIEHGLDKVRSLDGVTFRWKNGSASDQRSMGFIAQEVEKVAPELVRNDKDSGFKQVNYSNFVALLTQAVKELYNKIVGVSDNVAAMKIENIIKDRQIQSLQQENFQMKNENAAIKARLEKIEKALQSK